The Methylomicrobium agile genome has a segment encoding these proteins:
- a CDS encoding YcxB family protein, which translates to MLEIEYEFREEDLVNFNEAQYLNSKDVQNQINKNRWIVPSIMVLIGMFYYYYYGDAKSAGYVGLVAALWALLSPKVMMYDMRRQILKHYTPQEKKAMFGTYTLTIDPANPAYLFEQSPSGKNKMLWKDLVRVEYGKRYVYIYITLNTALVIPVETVKKGELEKFAEQAEKMIERYAG; encoded by the coding sequence ATGCTGGAAATAGAATACGAGTTCAGAGAAGAAGATCTGGTCAATTTCAACGAAGCGCAATACCTGAATTCGAAAGACGTTCAAAACCAAATCAACAAAAATCGCTGGATCGTGCCGAGCATCATGGTGCTGATCGGCATGTTTTATTATTACTATTACGGAGACGCCAAGTCGGCGGGTTACGTCGGGCTGGTCGCGGCGCTGTGGGCGCTGCTGTCGCCGAAAGTGATGATGTACGACATGCGCCGGCAAATTCTGAAGCATTACACGCCGCAGGAAAAGAAAGCGATGTTCGGCACCTATACGTTGACGATCGATCCGGCCAATCCGGCTTATCTGTTCGAGCAATCGCCGAGCGGCAAGAACAAAATGCTTTGGAAAGACCTGGTTCGGGTCGAATACGGCAAGCGCTATGTCTACATCTACATTACCCTGAATACCGCGCTGGTGATACCGGTCGAGACGGTCAAGAAAGGGGAGCTGGAGAAATTCGCCGAGCAGGCCGAGAAAATGATCGAGCGCTATGCAGGCTAG
- a CDS encoding NAD(P)/FAD-dependent oxidoreductase, with product MAERNNEKHKIVIVGGGASGLELATRLGRKLGKKGLAEVTLFDAASTHIWKPLLHEVAAGTLDESEQVEYLAQGYRNRFRFRLGRMEGLNRAKKEITIAPTLSDSGEELIPRRTFGYDTLVMAVGSVSNSFNIRGVTEHCLFLDTTQQAFRFQRQLVETYIKTFADERRIHEKPLSIVIIGAGATGVELVAQLHEVTNLLAVYGLRESTNVRLTIIEAAPQLLPALPGKLAEATKQQLLKLGVDLKLGCRVTEVTEEHIKTHDGEIIPADLKVWAAGIKGPDWLKQVDGLETNHLNQLVVDECLQTSDPSIFAMGDCAACAWPGHPGNIPPRAQAAHQQASALYKTLRNRLAGKPPVKFVYYDYGSLVSLGKYTTVGNLMGNLMGTVSVGGFIARVVYLSLYKMHQVAIHGYFRTAMLTLSNLFRRTVHAMIKLH from the coding sequence ATGGCGGAGAGGAATAACGAAAAACACAAGATCGTGATCGTCGGCGGCGGCGCATCCGGACTGGAGTTGGCGACCCGACTGGGCCGCAAGCTCGGCAAAAAAGGGCTGGCGGAAGTGACGCTGTTCGACGCCGCTTCGACCCATATCTGGAAGCCTTTATTGCACGAAGTCGCGGCCGGCACGCTGGACGAATCCGAACAGGTCGAATATCTGGCCCAGGGTTATCGGAACCGTTTCCGCTTCCGGCTCGGCCGGATGGAAGGGCTGAATCGCGCCAAAAAGGAAATCACGATCGCGCCGACCTTGAGCGACAGTGGCGAGGAACTGATTCCGCGGCGGACGTTCGGTTACGACACGCTGGTGATGGCGGTCGGCAGCGTCAGCAATTCTTTCAATATCCGGGGCGTTACCGAGCATTGCCTGTTCCTCGACACGACGCAGCAGGCTTTCCGCTTTCAACGGCAGTTGGTCGAGACTTATATCAAGACCTTTGCGGATGAGCGACGCATCCATGAGAAGCCGCTGTCGATCGTGATCATCGGCGCCGGGGCAACCGGCGTGGAACTGGTCGCGCAACTGCACGAAGTGACCAATCTGCTGGCGGTGTACGGGCTTCGCGAATCCACCAACGTCCGGCTGACGATTATCGAGGCCGCGCCGCAGCTCTTGCCGGCGCTGCCGGGCAAACTTGCCGAGGCGACCAAGCAGCAGTTGCTCAAGCTGGGCGTCGACCTTAAACTCGGCTGCCGGGTCACCGAAGTGACCGAGGAACACATCAAGACCCACGACGGCGAAATCATCCCGGCCGATCTGAAGGTCTGGGCCGCCGGCATCAAGGGGCCGGACTGGCTGAAGCAAGTGGACGGTCTCGAAACCAATCATCTGAACCAGCTGGTCGTCGACGAATGCCTGCAGACCTCCGATCCGTCGATCTTCGCGATGGGCGACTGCGCGGCCTGCGCCTGGCCGGGGCATCCCGGCAATATCCCGCCGCGCGCGCAGGCCGCGCACCAGCAGGCGTCGGCATTGTACAAAACGCTGCGTAACCGGCTGGCCGGCAAGCCGCCGGTCAAGTTCGTCTACTACGATTACGGTTCGCTGGTGTCGCTCGGCAAATATACGACCGTCGGCAATCTGATGGGCAACCTGATGGGCACGGTCAGCGTCGGCGGGTTCATTGCCCGGGTCGTGTACCTGTCCTTATACAAGATGCACCAGGTCGCGATCCACGGCTATTTCCGGACCGCCATGCTGACGCTCTCCAATTTATTCAGACGCACGGTGCACGCGATGATCAAGCTGCACTGA
- a CDS encoding two-component system response regulator, with protein MINHESIVLIAEDEENSRVLLENTLSAVGYRVLSASNGQEAIALAKTCTPDIIVSDILMPVMDGYALCRCIKKDEALKQVPFIFYTATYTDREDEVLALSLGADRFIVKPVEMQELLRIMEETIESSSKGKASVREPQLPDEQLEQMHNERLQSKLNNKLAELDSERKRLLESEQRFRDYAEASSDWFWESDRDMVITKITSGPPELLFFGLSGLAKRIECATDPVDDPHQGYLESLRQKKAFQDVILEFEGSNQRLLTIRFSGKPYYDSHGEFQGYRGVGRDMTETVALIHQIEYLATHDELTGLPNRSHFWECLNLALSRARLNVCRLSLLFIDVDHFKRINDTLGHDAGDQLLQEIAARIRRTIREHDTIARIGSDEFVLLIEEEYPSGAHRVALDILKQFEAPILVREQRIFVTVSIGLSVYPDDTQQAKMLLSYADLAMYRAKEQGRNSFQYFTDELNLAAHEWLSIENGLHQALERNELFLLYQPQIDLKSRRLIGVEALIRWRHPERGLIMPDKFIPIAEQSGLIVNLGRWCLDTACRQIRAWDSENFYVPRVAVNISARHVRNSRISEDVCAALAAHGVEPGRIGIEITEHTLLENVDTISHTLNDMHRRGTYLALDDFGTGYSSLGYLKLLPVDELKIDRSFIRGVAERDDDIAIVKAVIALGKTLGKKVLAEGVENFEQAGVLEALGCDAIQGYLVAKPLSSVEVKSWTAPPLPFEEPGQAGTVIDTA; from the coding sequence ATGATAAATCATGAATCGATTGTATTGATCGCGGAAGACGAGGAGAACTCCCGCGTATTGCTGGAGAATACCCTGTCGGCGGTCGGTTATCGGGTGCTTTCCGCGTCGAATGGGCAAGAGGCGATCGCTCTGGCGAAAACCTGCACGCCCGACATTATCGTGTCCGACATTCTGATGCCGGTCATGGACGGCTACGCGCTTTGCCGTTGCATCAAAAAGGATGAGGCCCTCAAACAGGTGCCGTTCATTTTCTATACGGCCACTTATACGGATCGCGAAGACGAAGTCCTGGCGCTGTCGCTGGGAGCCGACCGGTTTATCGTAAAACCGGTCGAAATGCAGGAACTGCTCCGGATCATGGAAGAAACGATCGAATCTTCTTCCAAAGGCAAAGCGTCGGTGCGCGAGCCCCAGCTGCCGGACGAGCAACTCGAACAGATGCATAACGAACGGTTGCAGTCCAAACTCAATAATAAACTGGCCGAACTGGATAGCGAGCGCAAGCGCCTGCTGGAGAGCGAACAACGCTTCCGCGATTATGCGGAAGCCTCTTCGGACTGGTTTTGGGAGTCGGATCGCGATATGGTGATCACCAAGATAACCAGCGGCCCGCCGGAGCTTTTGTTTTTCGGATTGTCCGGACTGGCGAAGCGGATCGAATGCGCTACGGACCCGGTCGACGATCCCCATCAGGGCTATCTGGAGTCCTTGCGGCAGAAGAAAGCGTTTCAGGATGTGATCCTGGAATTCGAAGGCAGCAATCAGCGCTTGCTGACCATCCGTTTTTCGGGAAAACCGTATTATGACAGTCACGGCGAATTTCAAGGCTACCGCGGCGTGGGCCGCGACATGACCGAAACGGTCGCGCTGATCCATCAAATCGAATATCTCGCCACTCACGACGAACTGACCGGCCTGCCGAACCGCTCGCATTTCTGGGAGTGTTTGAACCTGGCCTTGAGCCGCGCCCGGCTCAACGTGTGCCGGCTGAGCCTGCTGTTCATCGATGTCGATCATTTTAAACGCATCAACGACACGTTGGGACACGATGCCGGCGATCAGTTGCTGCAGGAGATCGCGGCCCGGATTCGGCGAACGATCCGGGAGCATGACACCATTGCCCGCATCGGCAGCGACGAGTTCGTTCTGCTGATCGAAGAAGAATATCCCAGCGGCGCCCACCGGGTGGCGCTCGATATTCTGAAGCAATTCGAAGCGCCGATACTGGTGCGCGAACAGCGAATTTTCGTGACGGTCAGCATCGGGCTCAGCGTCTATCCCGACGATACGCAGCAGGCGAAGATGCTGCTTTCCTACGCGGATCTCGCCATGTACCGCGCCAAGGAACAAGGCCGCAACAGCTTCCAGTACTTTACCGACGAACTGAATCTGGCGGCGCACGAATGGCTGTCGATCGAAAACGGTTTGCATCAGGCGCTGGAACGGAACGAGCTGTTCCTGCTTTACCAGCCGCAAATCGACCTCAAGAGCCGGCGTCTCATCGGCGTGGAAGCATTGATCCGGTGGCGGCATCCGGAGCGGGGGCTGATCATGCCGGATAAATTCATTCCGATTGCTGAACAATCCGGCCTGATCGTGAACCTCGGGCGATGGTGTCTGGACACCGCATGCCGGCAAATACGCGCTTGGGACAGCGAAAATTTTTACGTGCCGCGCGTAGCGGTCAATATTTCCGCCCGGCATGTGCGCAACAGCCGAATTTCCGAAGATGTGTGTGCGGCGCTAGCCGCTCACGGCGTCGAACCGGGCAGGATCGGCATCGAAATCACCGAGCATACCCTGCTTGAGAATGTCGATACCATCAGCCATACGCTGAACGACATGCATCGGCGCGGCACCTATCTGGCGCTGGACGATTTCGGTACCGGTTATTCCTCGCTGGGCTATCTCAAACTTTTACCCGTGGACGAACTCAAGATCGATCGCAGCTTCATCCGCGGCGTTGCTGAGCGGGACGACGACATCGCCATCGTCAAGGCCGTGATAGCGCTCGGCAAAACCCTCGGCAAGAAAGTGCTTGCCGAGGGCGTGGAAAATTTCGAGCAAGCCGGCGTACTGGAGGCACTGGGCTGCGACGCCATTCAGGGTTATCTGGTCGCCAAGCCTCTGTCCTCGGTAGAGGTGAAGTCGTGGACTGCACCGCCGCTGCCTTTCGAAGAACCCGGGCAAGCCGGCACTGTCATCGATACGGCCTGA
- a CDS encoding response regulator encodes MASVLVIEDNEDNLELIRFILEAHGYRVDHAASGLEGVARALTLIPDFILLDIQLPDIDGEEVLRRIREQEAGRHIPIIAVTSYAMSGDRERLLAAGCNGYIEKPIDPYTIIGQIMMVVSQSYDKS; translated from the coding sequence ATGGCCTCGGTTCTGGTTATTGAGGACAATGAAGATAATCTGGAATTGATCCGGTTCATTCTTGAGGCGCACGGTTACCGTGTCGACCATGCCGCTTCCGGCCTTGAAGGCGTTGCACGCGCGTTGACGCTGATTCCAGACTTCATTCTGCTCGATATTCAGCTTCCCGACATCGACGGCGAGGAAGTGCTCAGGCGCATTCGCGAGCAGGAGGCCGGCCGGCACATTCCGATCATCGCGGTGACTTCCTATGCCATGTCCGGCGACCGGGAACGTTTGCTGGCGGCCGGATGCAACGGTTATATCGAGAAACCCATCGATCCTTATACGATCATCGGGCAGATCATGATGGTTGTTAGCCAGTCCTATGATAAATCATGA
- a CDS encoding ATP-binding protein, whose translation MLSLRKVLPTQPLVRETGAILLMALVYYLAARLAAFNASEFAGNAMAIWPASGISLAAVLVCGYRLVIGAGLGSFAYNLLYLSQQGGMAMPAVSGAAIMAFGSMLEFALAGYLFKLSFSGLAPETLRDIKRFTLICFGSGTVGAAAGCLGLLLSRQMDFGHYSEAAFTWWVGDAAGMLVMTPLLLVWNRKESRRGLLFPLVAPCIGLTMCGFFIVHQFETRLTQSHSAPVKASVAAYSGLSRNWLSWNVLLAGITLTLILADYLEVHRREQNALRSNEKRLKRQNLALSRIALGDSISSGDLYATLKIMTETSAATLEVERASIWLFNDDRTALCCADLYELGSNRHLSGGKLSTADYPSYFAALLGARNIAVDDTFADPVTQEFRDHYLPQFSITSLLDAPIQFGNEMIGVICHEHVGTKRHWTLDEQNFAGSIADLASLAFEVVKRKEAEDKLRAANLELEAKVRERTVELIKLNAELLAEAADRRQAEATLRESELRLRLATKAADIGVWDWNIVDDSVMFTPEYKRQIGYEDHEIAGHYLEWESRLHPEDKDRAIADNFEYIERKKSAYESEFRLRHKNGSYLWIRSRGEAVAWDQEGRPTRILGCHVDITQLKQTEETLRAFRWFSESAGQGMGMAKMQGEVIYMNPALKKTLASLGIPFDPSKVLTDYYTEEAARRLSSEVLPKLLGHGQWIGELELGKSHGKRIPTLDNFFAVCDEGGNPQYVANIVTDMSQQKEIERQLLQAKEAAVSADRTKSMFIATMSHELRTPLNAIIGFTGILLQGLSGDLNERQRDQLSRVARSARHLLDLITDIIDISKIEAGRIDVFPSDFDLHALVSQATDTVKAQAQEKGLVLTMDAEPFPVHSDQKRVLQCVINLLSNAIKYTEQGSVAISARAADGKVSIEIRDTGIGIETEQMQKLFIPFERLDSFLRLRTSGTGLGLYLTRKIAVDLLSGDVSVVSTPGTGSCFTLKISDHLGAK comes from the coding sequence ATGTTGTCTCTTCGCAAAGTTTTGCCGACCCAGCCTTTAGTCAGAGAGACGGGCGCCATTTTGCTGATGGCGCTGGTTTATTATCTGGCCGCCCGGCTTGCCGCTTTCAATGCCTCCGAATTTGCCGGCAACGCGATGGCTATTTGGCCGGCGTCGGGAATTTCGCTTGCCGCCGTGCTGGTTTGCGGTTACCGGCTCGTCATCGGCGCAGGGCTCGGATCGTTCGCCTATAACCTGCTCTATTTAAGCCAGCAGGGCGGCATGGCGATGCCGGCCGTTTCGGGAGCGGCCATCATGGCGTTCGGCTCGATGCTTGAATTCGCCCTTGCCGGCTATCTGTTCAAACTCAGCTTTTCCGGACTGGCGCCGGAAACGTTGCGGGATATCAAACGTTTTACTCTGATCTGCTTCGGCTCCGGGACCGTCGGCGCCGCCGCCGGTTGCCTCGGCCTGTTGCTGTCGCGGCAAATGGACTTCGGGCATTATTCCGAAGCGGCGTTCACCTGGTGGGTTGGGGATGCGGCGGGCATGCTTGTCATGACGCCGCTGCTGCTGGTCTGGAACCGGAAGGAAAGCCGCAGAGGACTGCTGTTTCCGCTCGTCGCGCCCTGCATCGGCCTGACAATGTGCGGATTTTTTATCGTCCATCAATTCGAAACCCGCCTGACGCAGAGCCATTCCGCGCCGGTCAAGGCATCCGTTGCGGCTTATTCCGGGCTGTCCCGCAACTGGTTGTCCTGGAACGTATTGCTGGCAGGAATAACGCTGACGTTGATTCTGGCCGACTATCTGGAAGTGCACCGCCGCGAGCAAAATGCCCTGCGGAGCAACGAAAAACGGCTGAAAAGGCAAAATCTCGCACTGTCCCGCATCGCGCTCGGCGATTCGATCAGTTCCGGCGATCTTTACGCCACGCTGAAAATCATGACCGAAACGTCCGCGGCGACGCTGGAAGTCGAACGGGCGAGCATCTGGCTGTTCAACGACGACCGTACCGCGCTTTGCTGCGCCGACCTTTACGAACTGGGCAGCAACCGCCACCTTTCCGGCGGGAAGCTGTCGACCGCCGACTATCCTTCCTATTTCGCCGCCTTGCTGGGCGCCCGCAATATCGCGGTCGACGATACGTTCGCAGATCCGGTCACGCAGGAGTTCCGCGACCATTACCTGCCTCAATTCAGCATTACCTCCCTGCTGGACGCCCCCATCCAGTTCGGCAACGAAATGATCGGCGTCATCTGTCATGAGCATGTAGGGACAAAAAGGCATTGGACGCTGGACGAACAAAACTTCGCCGGTTCGATTGCCGACCTCGCCTCCCTCGCCTTCGAAGTCGTCAAAAGAAAAGAAGCCGAAGACAAACTGCGCGCCGCCAATCTGGAACTGGAAGCCAAGGTCAGGGAACGCACTGTCGAACTGATCAAATTGAACGCCGAGTTGCTTGCGGAAGCGGCCGACCGCCGGCAGGCCGAAGCCACTTTGAGGGAAAGCGAACTGCGTTTGCGCCTGGCGACGAAAGCGGCGGATATCGGCGTATGGGACTGGAATATCGTGGATGACAGCGTCATGTTTACTCCCGAATACAAACGCCAGATCGGCTACGAAGACCATGAAATAGCAGGGCATTATCTGGAATGGGAAAGCCGGCTGCACCCGGAGGACAAGGATCGCGCCATTGCGGACAACTTCGAATATATCGAAAGGAAAAAATCCGCCTATGAATCGGAATTCCGTTTACGGCACAAAAACGGTTCCTATCTCTGGATCCGTTCGCGCGGCGAAGCGGTCGCCTGGGATCAGGAGGGGCGGCCCACCCGCATTCTGGGCTGCCATGTCGACATTACCCAACTGAAACAAACCGAAGAAACGCTGCGGGCATTCCGCTGGTTTTCGGAAAGCGCCGGCCAGGGCATGGGGATGGCCAAAATGCAGGGCGAAGTCATCTATATGAATCCTGCCCTGAAAAAAACGCTGGCTTCGCTCGGGATTCCTTTCGATCCTTCCAAAGTATTGACCGACTATTACACCGAAGAGGCCGCCCGCAGGCTCAGCTCCGAAGTCCTGCCGAAACTGCTCGGCCACGGCCAATGGATCGGCGAACTCGAACTGGGCAAGAGCCACGGAAAACGCATCCCGACGCTCGACAACTTCTTTGCGGTATGCGATGAAGGCGGCAACCCACAATACGTCGCCAATATCGTTACCGACATGTCCCAGCAAAAGGAAATAGAAAGGCAACTGCTTCAAGCCAAGGAAGCCGCCGTATCGGCCGACCGCACCAAATCGATGTTCATCGCCACCATGTCGCATGAACTGCGCACGCCGCTCAATGCGATCATCGGCTTCACCGGCATTTTATTGCAAGGCTTGTCCGGCGACCTGAACGAACGCCAGCGCGATCAATTGAGCCGCGTCGCCCGGTCTGCACGGCATCTGCTCGACCTGATCACCGACATCATCGATATTTCCAAGATCGAAGCCGGACGCATCGATGTCTTTCCGAGCGATTTCGACCTGCACGCCCTCGTCTCCCAGGCAACCGATACGGTAAAGGCTCAGGCGCAGGAAAAAGGCTTAGTGCTGACGATGGATGCCGAGCCTTTTCCTGTCCATTCCGACCAAAAACGGGTGCTGCAGTGCGTCATCAACTTGTTGAGCAACGCGATCAAATACACCGAACAAGGCAGTGTCGCGATTTCCGCGCGCGCGGCCGACGGAAAGGTATCGATCGAGATCAGGGATACCGGCATCGGCATCGAAACGGAGCAGATGCAGAAGCTATTCATTCCTTTCGAGCGCCTGGACTCTTTTTTGCGCTTAAGAACCTCGGGTACCGGCTTGGGATTGTATCTGACGCGAAAAATTGCGGTCGATTTGCTCTCGGGAGATGTCAGCGTCGTCAGCACGCCGGGGACCGGAAGCTGTTTCACCCTGAAGATTTCCGACCATCTGGGAGCGAAATAA
- a CDS encoding MBOAT family O-acyltransferase, which yields MLFNSYAFIFGFLPITLILFFLIGKRSQFLAAAWLTLASLAFYGWWNPNYLLLLLLSIGFNFRIGKQIALMKLRSSRWTKAVFILGVAVNLGLLGYYKYLGFLIGNLNHFVERSLPVPEIVLPLGISFFTFTQLAFLADAYQGHAKEFRPVHYALFVTYFPHLIAGPVLHHKEMMSQFAKPAIYRIDWENLAVGLSVFFIGLFKKMLLADEMAQYARPAFDAAAEGEALGMLDAWGGALAYSFQLYFDFSAYSDMAIGISLLFGIKLPLNFDSPYKAASIIDFWRRWHMTLSRFLRDYLYIPLGGNRRGPFRRYLNLLVTMVLGGAWHGANWTYILWGALHGLYLVVNHQWQSSVLRRWVTACVPAPVYHKIALLTTFLAVVVAWVFFRAENVDAARLLLEGMAGQHGVALPLKWRQGMGGAAEILARHGIEFRNTDTFNAAKAPVRILICLGIVWFLPNTQQIMARYRPALGLDVPGEIPQVWWHWRPSGAWLGFAVTAATLGILSLNEISEFIYFQF from the coding sequence GTGCTTTTCAATTCCTATGCGTTTATTTTCGGATTTCTTCCGATCACGTTGATTTTATTTTTCCTGATCGGAAAGCGCAGTCAATTTCTGGCCGCCGCCTGGCTGACGCTCGCTTCCCTGGCGTTTTACGGCTGGTGGAACCCGAACTACCTTTTGCTGTTGTTGCTTTCGATCGGCTTCAACTTCCGGATCGGCAAACAGATCGCCCTGATGAAACTCCGTTCTTCCAGATGGACCAAAGCGGTCTTCATACTCGGCGTTGCGGTTAACCTCGGCTTGCTCGGCTACTATAAATATCTTGGGTTTCTGATCGGCAACCTGAATCATTTCGTCGAGCGGTCGTTGCCGGTTCCCGAGATCGTGCTGCCGCTCGGCATCTCGTTCTTCACGTTCACCCAGTTGGCTTTTCTCGCCGACGCTTACCAGGGCCATGCGAAAGAATTCCGCCCTGTGCATTACGCTTTGTTCGTGACTTATTTCCCGCATTTGATCGCCGGGCCGGTGCTGCACCACAAGGAGATGATGTCGCAATTCGCCAAGCCCGCCATCTACCGGATCGATTGGGAAAATCTGGCGGTCGGCTTGTCGGTTTTTTTCATCGGCCTGTTCAAGAAGATGTTGCTTGCGGACGAGATGGCGCAGTATGCCCGGCCCGCGTTCGATGCGGCGGCCGAAGGAGAGGCATTGGGAATGCTCGACGCCTGGGGCGGGGCCTTGGCGTACAGTTTCCAGCTTTATTTCGATTTTTCCGCCTATTCGGACATGGCGATCGGCATCTCGCTCCTGTTCGGGATCAAGCTGCCGCTGAATTTCGATTCGCCGTACAAGGCCGCCAGCATCATCGATTTCTGGCGGCGCTGGCATATGACCCTGTCGCGCTTCCTGCGCGATTACCTTTACATTCCGCTGGGCGGAAACCGGCGCGGGCCGTTCCGACGGTATCTGAACCTGTTGGTCACGATGGTGCTCGGCGGCGCTTGGCATGGGGCGAACTGGACCTACATTCTGTGGGGCGCTCTGCACGGCCTGTACCTGGTCGTCAACCACCAGTGGCAGAGCAGCGTCTTGCGCCGGTGGGTGACGGCTTGCGTGCCCGCGCCGGTGTACCACAAAATCGCATTGCTGACGACTTTTCTCGCCGTCGTGGTGGCGTGGGTGTTTTTCCGCGCCGAGAATGTCGATGCGGCGCGGCTCCTGCTGGAAGGCATGGCCGGACAGCACGGCGTCGCACTGCCTTTGAAATGGCGGCAGGGGATGGGGGGAGCGGCCGAAATCCTGGCTCGGCACGGCATCGAGTTCCGCAACACCGACACCTTCAACGCCGCCAAGGCGCCGGTCCGGATTCTGATTTGCCTGGGCATCGTCTGGTTTCTTCCGAATACCCAGCAAATCATGGCGCGCTATCGTCCCGCGCTGGGCCTGGACGTTCCCGGCGAAATCCCGCAAGTCTGGTGGCATTGGCGGCCCAGCGGCGCATGGCTGGGCTTCGCCGTGACCGCCGCGACGCTCGGCATCCTGTCGCTGAACGAGATCAGCGAGTTCATCTATTTCCAATTCTGA
- the sbcB gene encoding exodeoxyribonuclease I translates to MTDHSLYWHDYETFGTDARRDRPVQFAGVRTDLQFNPIGEPLVVYLKPADDCLPHPDACLITGITPQLAEQKGVCEAEFIRLIHREISTPNTCALGYNTLRFDDEVTRNCLYRNFYDPYAREWQHGNSRWDLIDVVRAARALRPDGLAWPFNDDGTPTLRLDRLTVANGLVHEAAHDALSDVKATIALAQLLSRAQPKLYPFLFRHRVKAEALKLLQIGSFEPVVHVSGKYPASRHCLAVVLPVAWHPSNGNGVIVYDVSIDPGPMLELSAAEIRRRIFTAAEDLPEGETRIPLKTVHLNKCPVLAPVSVIRGQDAERLAIDLAACRAHIAKIKAAAGLAEKIVQVFDAENDFETETDPDLAIYQGGFFTDEDKRKMAKLRSMSPGQLAETTLTFTDRRLSEMLFRYRARNYPDSLNAEETARWQQFCADRLSGRIPGAGITFDRYFARLEALRNDVSADRSIVAALQSYALQKMRRLGIERSRADLPAALPV, encoded by the coding sequence GTGACGGATCACTCGCTTTATTGGCACGACTACGAAACGTTCGGTACGGACGCGCGTCGGGACCGTCCCGTCCAGTTTGCGGGCGTCCGTACCGATCTGCAATTCAATCCGATCGGCGAGCCGCTGGTCGTTTATCTGAAGCCGGCGGACGATTGCCTGCCGCACCCCGATGCCTGCTTGATTACCGGCATCACCCCGCAACTGGCCGAACAGAAAGGCGTCTGCGAAGCCGAATTCATTCGTTTGATTCATCGGGAAATCTCGACGCCGAACACCTGCGCCTTGGGCTACAACACGCTGCGCTTCGATGACGAGGTCACGCGCAATTGCCTTTACCGCAATTTTTACGATCCCTATGCGCGCGAGTGGCAACACGGGAACAGCCGCTGGGATCTGATCGATGTGGTCAGGGCGGCGCGCGCGTTGCGTCCGGACGGGCTCGCATGGCCGTTCAATGACGACGGCACGCCGACGTTGCGCCTCGACCGCCTGACCGTAGCCAACGGGCTTGTGCATGAAGCTGCGCACGACGCCTTGTCCGATGTCAAGGCGACGATTGCGCTCGCGCAGCTGCTCAGCCGGGCGCAGCCGAAACTGTACCCGTTCCTGTTTCGGCATCGCGTCAAGGCCGAAGCGCTGAAACTGCTGCAAATCGGCAGCTTCGAGCCGGTCGTCCATGTTTCGGGGAAATATCCTGCTTCTCGCCATTGTCTGGCGGTCGTGCTGCCGGTTGCCTGGCACCCCTCTAACGGCAACGGTGTGATCGTTTACGACGTATCGATCGATCCCGGACCGATGCTCGAATTGTCTGCCGCGGAAATCCGCCGGCGTATTTTTACCGCGGCGGAAGATTTACCCGAAGGGGAGACAAGAATTCCGCTCAAGACCGTTCATTTGAACAAATGTCCGGTGCTGGCGCCGGTGTCGGTCATTCGCGGGCAGGACGCCGAGCGCTTGGCGATCGATCTGGCCGCGTGCCGAGCGCATATTGCCAAAATCAAAGCCGCCGCCGGGCTGGCGGAAAAAATCGTGCAGGTGTTCGATGCGGAGAACGATTTCGAGACCGAGACCGACCCCGATCTGGCGATTTACCAGGGCGGTTTTTTTACGGATGAAGACAAGCGCAAAATGGCCAAGCTTCGTTCGATGTCGCCCGGCCAACTCGCCGAGACGACATTGACGTTTACCGACAGGCGCCTCTCCGAAATGCTGTTCCGTTACCGCGCGAGAAATTATCCGGACTCGCTGAACGCCGAAGAAACGGCGCGCTGGCAGCAGTTCTGCGCCGACCGCCTGAGCGGCCGCATACCGGGCGCCGGGATCACGTTCGACCGGTATTTTGCCCGTCTCGAAGCGCTGAGAAATGACGTGTCGGCCGATCGATCGATCGTCGCCGCCCTCCAATCCTATGCGCTTCAAAAAATGCGGCGTTTGGGCATCGAGCGCAGTCGGGCCGATCTGCCGGCCGCTTTGCCGGTTTAG
- a CDS encoding CBS domain-containing protein, translated as MTKHLVTLTQDHSVIDAIKIMLGHKITCAPVLDDKGQLLGMFSEMDGMKAFLDTVYNQGMSGKVCDYMTRNPITVNADISIVDLAEKFMKLSVRSFPVYEDGELVGIISRTDLFKALAATQ; from the coding sequence ATGACCAAACACTTAGTCACATTGACGCAGGATCACAGTGTCATCGATGCGATAAAGATCATGCTCGGCCATAAGATCACGTGTGCGCCCGTTCTCGATGATAAAGGCCAACTGCTGGGCATGTTTTCCGAAATGGACGGCATGAAGGCGTTTCTGGACACGGTCTATAATCAGGGCATGAGCGGTAAAGTCTGCGATTACATGACCAGAAACCCGATTACCGTGAATGCCGATATCAGTATCGTCGATCTGGCCGAGAAATTCATGAAATTGTCGGTCAGAAGTTTTCCCGTGTACGAAGACGGCGAACTGGTCGGGATCATCAGCCGGACCGATCTGTTCAAAGCGCTTGCCGCGACGCAATAA